A stretch of the Candidatus Rokuibacteriota bacterium genome encodes the following:
- the pilM gene encoding type IV pilus assembly protein PilM — translation MGLFGLGKRQATFGLDIGTSSVKAVELAEGRGGLSLRSFASVPLPRDVIGEGTIKHPAVVAEAIKECVEKAGIKSKAAVISVSGREAMTKRVPLPKVSAKELADAIGLEAEHHIPFAVDDVFLDYQVVGESGNTMDVMVVAVKKVKVLEYVAAVEEAGLEAVVVDLDAFAIQNQYEYNNPGDGGEAVALIDIGASFMKTNVIRGGASIFARDVPFGGHQYTDAIAQRLSIPVEKAEAAKNGQDVGVNWEDMVPALEAVSRDLSMEVQRTFDYFASAAEHERIGKIVLSGGCARLAGLDEFLSSSWGIPVELARPFQALQVDASRFPAQELEQVGPALAVAIGLGLRRPGDKPA, via the coding sequence ATGGGGCTGTTCGGACTGGGGAAGAGGCAGGCGACGTTCGGCCTGGACATCGGAACCAGCAGCGTGAAGGCGGTGGAGCTGGCTGAGGGACGGGGCGGCCTCTCGCTCCGCTCCTTCGCCTCGGTGCCCCTGCCCCGCGATGTCATCGGCGAGGGCACCATCAAGCACCCGGCCGTCGTCGCGGAGGCCATCAAGGAGTGCGTCGAGAAGGCAGGGATCAAGAGCAAGGCGGCCGTCATCTCGGTCTCCGGCCGCGAGGCCATGACCAAGCGGGTGCCGCTCCCCAAGGTCTCGGCCAAGGAGCTGGCCGACGCCATCGGGCTGGAAGCCGAGCACCACATCCCCTTCGCCGTGGACGACGTGTTCCTCGACTACCAGGTGGTGGGCGAATCCGGGAACACGATGGACGTCATGGTGGTGGCGGTGAAGAAGGTGAAGGTGCTCGAGTACGTGGCGGCGGTGGAGGAGGCCGGGCTCGAGGCCGTCGTGGTGGATCTCGACGCCTTCGCCATCCAGAACCAGTACGAGTACAACAACCCCGGCGACGGCGGCGAGGCCGTGGCTCTCATCGACATCGGCGCCAGCTTCATGAAGACCAACGTGATCCGCGGCGGGGCCTCCATCTTCGCCCGCGACGTCCCGTTCGGCGGCCACCAGTACACGGACGCCATCGCCCAGCGGCTCAGCATTCCCGTCGAGAAGGCCGAGGCCGCCAAGAACGGGCAGGACGTGGGAGTCAACTGGGAAGACATGGTCCCGGCGCTCGAGGCGGTCTCCCGTGACCTGTCGATGGAGGTGCAGCGCACCTTCGACTACTTCGCCTCCGCCGCCGAGCACGAGCGGATCGGCAAGATCGTCCTCTCCGGGGGCTGCGCCCGGCTCGCCGGGCTCGACGAGTTCCTCTCCTCCTCGTGGGGGATCCCCGTGGAGCTGGCGCGTCCCTTCCAGGCACTGCAGGTGGACGCATCCCGCTTCCCCGCCCAGGAGCTCGAGCAGGTGGGGCCGGCGCTGGCCGTGGCCATCGGCCTGGGGCTCCGGCGTCCGGGGGACAAGCCGGCATGA
- a CDS encoding PilN domain-containing protein, with protein MIKINLAPPAARKRFTMPGFNLGILFGILFVALVAVLGFWWWALDAEVQDLTRQVSENEKEIVRLKQVIAEGQRFKREKEELELRVNAIESVARLQARPVYLLDAVADMLPKDLWLTRMEEKGHQLRFAGTTYTSTALADFMANLKASGKFKDVDLLESRQDLTKSPRTITFEVSCRFEI; from the coding sequence ATGATCAAGATCAACCTGGCGCCGCCGGCCGCGAGGAAGCGCTTCACGATGCCGGGCTTCAACCTCGGCATTCTCTTCGGCATCCTCTTCGTGGCGCTGGTGGCGGTGCTCGGGTTCTGGTGGTGGGCGCTCGACGCCGAGGTGCAGGACCTGACCCGCCAGGTCTCCGAGAACGAGAAGGAGATCGTGCGGCTCAAGCAGGTGATCGCCGAGGGTCAGCGCTTCAAGCGCGAGAAGGAGGAGCTGGAGCTGCGGGTCAACGCCATCGAGTCCGTGGCCCGCCTCCAGGCGCGTCCCGTGTATCTGCTCGATGCCGTGGCCGACATGCTTCCCAAGGACCTGTGGCTCACGCGGATGGAGGAGAAGGGGCACCAGCTCCGCTTCGCCGGCACCACGTACACCTCCACGGCGCTGGCCGACTTCATGGCGAACCTCAAGGCCTCCGGGAAGTTCAAGGACGTGGATCTGCTGGAGTCGCGGCAGGATCTCACCAAGTCCCCGCGGACGATCACCTTCGAGGTGTCGTGCCGCTTCGAGATCTGA
- the pilO gene encoding type 4a pilus biogenesis protein PilO, whose product MALLDPIYALPKPQKIVLGVLPLIVVGALGYLGLISPKSVERDSLFQRNEALRAEVIKARADEANLRPFRLQAEALRKRLEAAKERLPVEKEIPRLYRQISDLAFQSGLGLALFQPKPPEERAVFAEVPIIMTAEAGYHQLGSFFDRMARLPRVVTLGDFKATAIDRPTGTVRAEMTLATYVFRAAGAAAPGKPGAPGAARPAAPAAAVPRPGARP is encoded by the coding sequence ATGGCCCTGCTGGATCCCATCTATGCCCTGCCGAAACCCCAGAAGATCGTCCTGGGGGTGCTGCCGCTGATCGTCGTGGGGGCCCTCGGCTATCTCGGGCTCATCTCGCCCAAGAGCGTCGAGCGGGACAGCCTGTTCCAGCGGAACGAGGCGCTGCGCGCCGAGGTGATCAAGGCGAGGGCCGACGAGGCGAACCTGCGGCCCTTCCGCCTGCAGGCCGAGGCCCTGCGCAAGCGCCTCGAGGCCGCCAAGGAGCGCCTCCCCGTGGAGAAGGAGATCCCGCGGCTCTACCGGCAGATCTCCGACCTGGCCTTCCAGTCAGGGCTGGGGTTGGCCCTCTTCCAGCCGAAGCCGCCGGAGGAGCGCGCCGTCTTCGCGGAGGTGCCGATCATCATGACGGCCGAGGCGGGCTACCATCAGCTCGGCTCCTTCTTCGACCGGATGGCCCGGCTGCCGCGCGTCGTGACCCTGGGTGACTTCAAGGCAACGGCCATCGATCGCCCCACGGGGACGGTGCGGGCCGAGATGACCCTGGCGACCTACGTCTTTCGCGCCGCGGGGGCCGCCGCACCCGGCAAGCCCGGAGCGCCCGGAGCGGCGAGGCCAGCGGCGCCAGCTGCGGCGGTTCCGCGACCTGGAGCCCGTCCATGA
- a CDS encoding AMIN domain-containing protein, giving the protein MARIARLLLLMGLLSPGIGRADTAAVHLKDVAIDRLTDGVSVRIRTSAPVQYQATLIDSPTRLVIDLAGTVYRWSRQSLAPDVAPIREIRGSQWKPGTSRIVLELTRKVGYRIEESRDGLSVILDASATARSEGGAAAEPPRRPEPRAEAKLEGPPPAAARPPAQVAQAAAAASGPPGATAEAARPPRVAQAQTPAQAPAAPAPNGTRLISMDFKDADVVNLLRILAAESGRNIVTGDDVKGKVSISLRNVTWEQALETILEVRGLQKIERGGVIRVVSTEQLTKEREARARGDEAKLKAEIDTRTKLAEAQLKEADLAAKRLAAQAAAEEAKARGPLREETIRLSYADPEEVARTLQGILGIPPEGSAPVTGLLPGTPAVVPSGGTPPPTEPPFSALYGAGAAPRAPVSVSQDVLAKGITIRAHKPTNTIFMRHYAADLERIKKLVREQLDVPLPQVKIEARMEILDRNALEAIGVQWGGAAARNVFNRATVVGQGFQSAPSAVPGLTLPVVGGVLQPDGSTITISPTAQSGILPVNQNVTLNRLLPVSSTTGLPIGGNLVNLPFQLLPNAASAVPAGGIAFGIIGSRLNINLALQALETQGKTRTLARPEIVTVENSKATVSLGEEIPYATVSSAGTQIQFKEAVLKLEVTPTVTRERIGNEDVTKIKMVVIVENNSRGDTISPAPGVSVPLINRRKAETQVLMREGERLVIGGVTQSVHQSTVRKVPVFGDIPLLGWLFKQKENFETGRELVVFLTPTILKTDAAQAAQTAPGK; this is encoded by the coding sequence ATGGCGCGAATCGCCCGGCTCCTGCTGCTGATGGGGCTCCTGAGCCCGGGGATCGGCAGGGCGGACACCGCGGCCGTCCACCTCAAGGACGTCGCCATCGACCGCCTCACCGACGGCGTGAGCGTGAGGATCAGGACCAGTGCCCCGGTCCAGTACCAGGCCACCCTCATCGACTCCCCGACCCGGCTGGTGATCGACCTGGCTGGAACCGTCTACCGGTGGAGCCGGCAGAGCCTCGCTCCCGACGTGGCGCCCATCAGGGAGATCCGGGGCAGCCAGTGGAAGCCCGGGACCTCGCGCATCGTCCTCGAGCTGACCCGCAAGGTCGGCTACCGCATCGAGGAGAGCCGTGACGGCCTCTCCGTGATCCTCGACGCCTCGGCCACGGCCAGGAGCGAGGGGGGCGCGGCTGCCGAGCCGCCCCGGCGCCCCGAGCCGAGAGCCGAGGCGAAGCTCGAGGGGCCCCCGCCCGCCGCTGCCCGCCCTCCGGCGCAGGTCGCCCAGGCGGCGGCCGCTGCCAGCGGCCCGCCCGGCGCCACTGCGGAGGCGGCCCGGCCTCCGCGCGTCGCCCAGGCCCAGACCCCGGCGCAGGCCCCGGCCGCGCCGGCGCCCAACGGTACGCGCCTGATCTCCATGGACTTCAAGGACGCCGACGTCGTCAACCTGCTCCGCATCCTCGCCGCCGAGAGCGGGCGGAACATCGTGACCGGCGACGACGTCAAGGGGAAGGTCTCGATCTCGCTCCGCAACGTGACCTGGGAGCAGGCCCTGGAGACGATCCTCGAGGTGCGGGGGCTGCAGAAGATCGAGAGGGGCGGCGTCATCCGCGTCGTCTCGACCGAGCAGCTCACCAAGGAGCGGGAGGCCCGCGCGCGAGGCGACGAGGCCAAGCTCAAGGCCGAGATCGACACGCGGACCAAGCTGGCGGAAGCCCAGCTCAAGGAGGCCGACCTGGCGGCCAAGCGGCTCGCCGCCCAGGCGGCGGCCGAGGAAGCGAAGGCGCGGGGCCCCCTTCGCGAGGAGACGATCCGCCTCTCCTACGCCGACCCCGAGGAGGTCGCCAGGACCCTGCAAGGAATCCTCGGCATCCCGCCCGAGGGCTCGGCGCCCGTGACAGGCCTGCTGCCCGGCACGCCGGCAGTGGTCCCGAGCGGTGGCACCCCGCCACCCACGGAGCCGCCCTTCTCTGCCCTTTACGGCGCCGGCGCCGCGCCCCGGGCGCCCGTGTCCGTGAGCCAGGACGTGCTCGCCAAGGGCATCACGATCCGGGCCCACAAGCCCACCAACACGATCTTCATGCGCCACTACGCGGCCGACCTCGAGCGGATCAAGAAGCTGGTGCGCGAGCAGCTCGACGTGCCGCTGCCCCAGGTCAAGATCGAGGCCCGCATGGAGATCCTGGACCGCAACGCCCTGGAGGCCATCGGCGTACAGTGGGGCGGCGCGGCCGCGCGCAACGTCTTCAACCGGGCCACGGTCGTGGGCCAGGGGTTCCAGTCGGCGCCGAGCGCCGTGCCCGGCCTGACCCTGCCGGTGGTCGGCGGCGTGCTCCAGCCGGACGGCTCGACCATCACCATCAGCCCCACGGCCCAGTCGGGCATCCTCCCGGTCAACCAGAACGTCACGCTGAACCGGCTCTTGCCGGTCTCGAGCACGACGGGGCTCCCGATCGGGGGCAACCTGGTGAACCTGCCCTTCCAGCTCCTGCCCAACGCCGCGAGCGCCGTGCCGGCCGGCGGCATCGCCTTCGGCATCATCGGCTCGAGGCTCAACATCAACCTGGCGCTCCAGGCCCTCGAGACGCAGGGGAAGACGCGCACGCTGGCGCGCCCCGAGATCGTGACGGTGGAGAACAGCAAGGCGACGGTCTCCCTGGGCGAGGAGATCCCGTACGCCACGGTGAGCAGCGCCGGCACCCAGATCCAGTTCAAGGAGGCCGTGCTCAAGCTCGAGGTCACGCCCACCGTGACCCGCGAGCGGATCGGCAACGAGGACGTCACCAAGATCAAGATGGTCGTCATCGTCGAGAACAACTCGCGCGGCGACACCATCAGCCCTGCCCCCGGCGTGAGCGTGCCGCTCATCAACCGCAGGAAGGCCGAGACCCAGGTGCTCATGAGAGAGGGCGAGCGGCTGGTGATCGGCGGCGTGACCCAATCGGTGCATCAGAGTACGGTCCGCAAGGTCCCGGTCTTCGGCGACATCCCGCTGCTCGGCTGGCTCTTCAAGCAGAAGGAGAACTTCGAGACGGGGCGTGAGCTGGTCGTCTTCCTCACGCCGACCATCCTCAAGACCGACGCGGCCCAGGCGGCGCAGACCGCGCCGGGCAAGTAG
- the aroC gene encoding chorismate synthase has protein sequence MGGTFRFLTAGESHGEALTAVIEGVPAGLPLSEADINADLARRQRGYGRGGRMKIERDQAHISSGVRWGVTLGSPIALTIGNRDWENWKTTMAVGQPPPGTPPKAVTRPRPGHADLAGAMKYGHRDIRNVLERSSARETTARVAVAGVAKRFLAEFGISILSHVTEIGGVRIGALPEPWAEIRSRAEASEVRCADPVAEHSMIEAIDEARAKGDTLGGVFEVVALGCPVGLGSYVHWDRKLDGRLAQALCSIHAIKGAELGMGFETARHPGSQVHDEILFDRDAGFSRRTNTAGGLEGGVTNGQPVIARAVMKPISTLRRPLRSVDMETKEEVEAVVERSDVCAVPAAGVVGEAMMAITLAQAFLEKFGGDSLGEIRRSYQGYQDSLKTW, from the coding sequence GTGGGCGGGACCTTCCGCTTCCTCACCGCGGGGGAATCCCACGGAGAGGCGCTGACGGCTGTCATCGAGGGCGTCCCGGCCGGCCTCCCCCTCTCCGAGGCCGACATCAACGCGGACCTGGCGCGGCGGCAGCGCGGCTACGGCCGCGGCGGCCGCATGAAGATCGAGCGCGACCAGGCCCACATCTCGTCGGGCGTGCGCTGGGGGGTGACGCTCGGCAGCCCCATCGCGCTCACCATCGGCAACCGCGACTGGGAGAACTGGAAGACCACCATGGCCGTCGGGCAGCCCCCGCCGGGGACCCCTCCGAAGGCGGTGACGCGGCCGCGTCCCGGTCATGCCGACCTGGCCGGCGCCATGAAATACGGGCACCGCGACATCCGCAACGTGCTCGAGCGCTCGAGCGCCCGCGAGACCACGGCGCGCGTCGCCGTGGCCGGGGTCGCCAAGCGGTTCCTGGCCGAGTTCGGCATCTCGATCCTGAGCCATGTGACCGAGATCGGCGGGGTGCGAATCGGCGCGCTCCCGGAGCCCTGGGCGGAGATCCGGAGCCGCGCCGAGGCCTCGGAGGTGCGCTGCGCCGATCCCGTCGCCGAGCACTCCATGATCGAGGCCATCGACGAGGCCAGGGCCAAGGGGGACACGCTGGGAGGCGTCTTCGAGGTGGTGGCGCTCGGCTGCCCCGTGGGCCTCGGCTCCTACGTCCACTGGGACCGGAAGCTCGACGGGCGGCTCGCCCAGGCGCTGTGCTCCATCCACGCCATCAAGGGCGCCGAGCTCGGCATGGGATTCGAGACGGCCCGCCATCCCGGTTCCCAGGTCCACGACGAGATCCTCTTCGACCGGGACGCGGGCTTCAGCCGGCGCACGAACACCGCCGGCGGGCTCGAGGGCGGCGTGACCAATGGCCAGCCGGTGATCGCGCGGGCGGTCATGAAGCCGATCTCGACGCTCAGGCGCCCCCTCCGGTCCGTGGACATGGAGACGAAGGAGGAGGTGGAGGCGGTGGTGGAGCGCAGCGACGTCTGCGCCGTGCCGGCCGCCGGGGTGGTGGGGGAGGCCATGATGGCCATCACACTGGCGCAGGCTTTCCTCGAGAAGTTCGGCGGGGACAGTCTCGGGGAGATCCGTCGGAGCTACCAGGGCTACCAGGACTCGCTCAAGACCTGGTAG